A stretch of the Ascaphus truei isolate aAscTru1 chromosome 4, aAscTru1.hap1, whole genome shotgun sequence genome encodes the following:
- the GPR6 gene encoding G-protein coupled receptor 6 yields MNESLNDNETSFPLPWIQASDVNSSLQLSAFFSVFTINPWDIMLCISGTIIACENAIVVAIIFYTPTLRTPMFVLIGSLATADLLAGFGLILNFVFQYVIQSETISLITVGFLVASFTASVSSLLAITVDRYLSLYNALTYSSEKTILWIHLMLIVTWGVSICLGLLPVLGWNCLDDNSSCSIVRPLTKSNVALLSTSFFFIFVLMLHLYIKICKIVCRHAHQIALQQHFLTASHYVATKKGVSTLAIILGTFGASWLPFAIYCVVGDHDYPSVYTYATLLPATYNSMINPIIYAYRNQEIQRSMWVLFCGCFQSKVSFRSRSPSDV; encoded by the coding sequence ATGAATGAAAGCCTTAATGACAACGAAACTAGTTTCCCTCTTCCCTGGATTCAGGCTAGTGATGTTAACTCATCTCTGCAGCTGTCTGCTTTTTTCTCGGTGTTTACCATCAACCCATGGGATATTATGCTGTGCATCTCAGGGACCATAATCGCCTGTGAAAATGCCATTGTGGTGGCTATCATCTTTTACACTCCCACACTGAGAACCCCTATGTTTGTGCTGATCGGAAGCCTGGCTACAGCAGACCTCCTGGCAGGCTTTGGGCTAATCCTAAATTTTGTTTTTCAATACGTGATTCAGTCAGAGACCATAAGCCTTATCACCGTTGGGTTCCTGGTGGCCTCCTTCACTGCTTCTGTGAGTAGCTTGTTAGCAATCACGGTTGATCGTTACCTTTCCTTGTACAATGCACTGACTTACTCCTCAGAGAAGACCATACTTTGGATACACCTGATGCTTATTGTCACCTGGGGGGTGTCGATATGCTTGGGACTTCTTCCCGTGTTGGGCTGGAACTGTCTAGATGACAACTCATCCTGCAGCATTGTCAGGCCCCTGACCAAAAGCAACGTGGCTCTCCTATCCACCTCTTTCTTTTTCATCTTTGTTCTGATGCTTCATCTCTACATCAAAATCTGCAAAATTGTGTGCAGGCATGCTCACCAGATAGCCCTGCAGCAACACTTCCTGACAGCCTCCCACTATGTGGCCACCAAAAAAGGAGTGTCTACTCTCGCCATTATCCTGGGCACTTTTGGGGCAAGTTGGCTGCCTTTTGCCATTTACTGTGTGGTGGGAGACCATGACTATCCTTCAGTGTATACTTATGCCACACTTCTACCTGCCACTTACAACTCAATGATCAATCCTATCATTTACGCCTATAGAAATCAAGAGATACAGAGATCCATGTGGGTCCTTTTCTGTGGTTGCTTTCAATCCAAAGTGTCCTTTCGCTCCAGATCACCAAGTGATGTCTAA